A genomic region of Dehalococcoidia bacterium contains the following coding sequences:
- a CDS encoding SymE family type I addiction module toxin: MQERKLTVNYLYSNGNKKPYPFIRLQGRWLERLGFTVGDKVTVTAGDGRIVIMPVKKTE; this comes from the coding sequence AGCTGACTGTGAATTATCTGTACAGCAACGGCAACAAGAAGCCTTATCCGTTTATTAGACTGCAGGGCAGATGGCTGGAGAGGCTGGGTTTCACCGTTGGGGATAAGGTGACTGTGACTGCCGGTGATGGGAGGATAGTTATAATGCCCGTCAAGAAAACTGAATAA
- a CDS encoding GIY-YIG nuclease family protein: protein MPYRLYVIELNKKVLSNKKFMSDNPDYIPGKPCLYVGQTARAPEVRFQQHLNGYKANRYARDYGIRLYPNIVDLLDPFKTRAEAEEAEAKLAKSLRKFGYAVWYG from the coding sequence ATGCCGTACAGACTATACGTAATCGAACTGAATAAAAAAGTACTTTCAAACAAAAAGTTCATGTCTGATAATCCAGACTATATCCCGGGCAAACCATGCCTTTACGTAGGACAGACGGCACGCGCACCTGAAGTGCGGTTTCAGCAACACCTCAATGGCTACAAAGCCAATAGATATGCCCGTGATTACGGCATCCGGTTATACCCCAATATCGTCGACCTGCTGGATCCGTTCAAGACTCGCGCAGAGGCTGAAGAAGCTGAGGCAAAGCTGGCAAAGAGCCTGCGTAAATTCGGCTATGCTGTCTGGTATGGATAG